The Aminithiophilus ramosus genome contains a region encoding:
- a CDS encoding IS3 family transposase (programmed frameshift) yields the protein MAAKRQRRSAEFKSKVAFAALKGDKTLAQLSGEFEVSAVQIGQWKKQLLQGGPEIFQRKGTPMDVETLMAPLYQEIGRLKMELDWLKKKSQALTLEGKRTSIDPEHPSISVRRQCDLLDLNRSSFYYASSSATETAENLEIMELIDGRYTCAPSYGSRRMTAWLRRQGQDVNRKRIGRLMRLMGLEGIGPKPGTSKPHPEHEIYPYLLRNAVIVRPNQVWSTDVTYLPMSGGFMYLAAVIDWHSRFVLSWELSNTLDAEFCVVALDRALRQGTPEIFNTDQGCQFTSKAFLSLLKEKEIRISMDGRGRALDNIFVERFWRTLKYEWLYLNDYERVRDLRCGLREYMDFYNDERLHSSLNYRTPREVHFADREGPMAV from the exons ATGGCAGCCAAGCGACAGAGGCGTTCAGCGGAGTTCAAAAGCAAAGTGGCCTTCGCTGCCCTGAAAGGGGATAAGACCCTGGCTCAATTGTCGGGTGAGTTCGAGGTTTCCGCCGTCCAGATCGGTCAGTGGAAGAAGCAGCTTCTGCAAGGGGGTCCGGAGATCTTTCAACGCAAAGGCACTCCGATGGATGTCGAGACGTTGATGGCCCCCCTCTACCAGGAGATCGGTCGGCTCAAGATGGAGCTCGACTGGCTCAAAAAAAAATC TCAGGCGCTGACGCTTGAGGGAAAGCGGACCTCCATCGATCCCGAGCACCCTTCGATCAGTGTTCGTCGGCAATGTGACCTCCTTGATCTTAACCGGTCCAGCTTCTACTACGCGAGCTCTTCCGCGACGGAGACGGCGGAGAACCTTGAAATCATGGAGCTCATCGACGGCCGGTACACCTGCGCCCCCTCTTACGGGAGCCGCCGGATGACGGCCTGGCTGCGTCGACAGGGACAGGACGTGAACCGCAAACGGATCGGACGGCTGATGAGGCTTATGGGGCTCGAAGGGATTGGCCCCAAACCGGGAACCAGCAAGCCTCACCCCGAACATGAGATTTATCCCTACCTGCTCCGGAACGCCGTCATCGTCAGACCGAATCAGGTCTGGAGCACCGATGTCACCTACCTCCCGATGAGTGGCGGTTTCATGTACCTCGCGGCCGTCATCGATTGGCACAGCCGCTTCGTCCTCTCCTGGGAACTTTCCAACACCCTGGACGCAGAGTTCTGCGTCGTCGCCCTCGACAGGGCTCTTCGGCAGGGAACGCCGGAGATCTTCAACACCGACCAGGGCTGTCAGTTCACCAGTAAGGCCTTTCTGTCTCTGCTCAAGGAAAAGGAGATCCGGATCAGCATGGACGGTCGTGGCAGGGCCCTCGACAACATCTTCGTGGAACGCTTCTGGCGGACCCTCAAGTATGAGTGGCTCTACTTGAACGACTATGAGCGGGTCCGCGATCTCCGCTGCGGCCTGCGGGAGTATATGGACTTCTACAACGACGAAAGGCTTCACTCCTCACTGAACTACAGGACACCGCGGGAGGTTCACTTTGCCGACCGGGAGGGACCGATGGCGGTCTGA
- a CDS encoding three component ABC system middle component, with the protein MTTTPWNERPLEHARLLNPAFLGTLLWSCARAYSLEAIVNQPFALSFLVVPVVLHKSTRESLPTTTRTSLVAWLGKNPRVLVGFSERAKSLVPLVKEALLFASSGGLLRVEDARVVAGVRPRSMARFEREATDEVRACIKQAEFVGKWFALSGEYATVMALWGVAP; encoded by the coding sequence ATGACGACTACCCCTTGGAACGAGCGGCCACTGGAGCACGCCCGGCTCCTCAATCCTGCTTTTCTCGGCACGCTCCTCTGGAGTTGCGCCAGGGCATACTCGCTGGAGGCTATCGTGAACCAACCGTTCGCGCTCTCGTTCCTCGTCGTGCCCGTGGTGCTGCACAAAAGCACTCGGGAAAGCCTTCCCACGACGACCCGAACGTCGCTCGTCGCTTGGCTGGGCAAGAATCCCCGAGTTCTCGTTGGCTTTTCCGAGCGAGCAAAGAGTCTGGTCCCTCTGGTTAAAGAGGCCCTCCTGTTTGCATCCAGTGGGGGGCTGCTTCGGGTTGAGGATGCGCGGGTTGTGGCTGGAGTTCGACCACGATCCATGGCGAGGTTCGAGCGCGAAGCCACTGACGAAGTCCGGGCTTGCATCAAGCAGGCCGAGTTTGTTGGGAAATGGTTCGCGCTTTCTGGTGAATACGCAACTGTCATGGCTCTCTGGGGGGTTGCGCCGTGA
- a CDS encoding ABC-three component system protein yields the protein MEFNHNLLRRGDNYCGIGGSYERLLREEWEIQFNRLVDEIGDAAAEDTMRSAAQKVYAWVEDSCYPIRPRVLHPSMTRGSFHILADTLRVGWHPEFMRRLKHLLETREEL from the coding sequence CTGGAGTTCAATCATAACCTACTCAGGAGAGGCGACAACTATTGTGGCATAGGGGGGAGCTACGAGCGGCTGTTGCGCGAGGAGTGGGAGATTCAGTTCAACCGGCTCGTTGATGAGATTGGCGACGCGGCTGCGGAGGACACCATGCGGTCAGCCGCCCAGAAGGTCTATGCATGGGTTGAGGACAGCTGTTACCCTATTCGGCCGCGGGTGTTGCATCCCAGCATGACGCGGGGCTCGTTTCACATTCTCGCCGATACCCTCAGGGTTGGCTGGCATCCCGAGTTCATGCGTCGACTCAAGCACCTCCTCGAAACCCGGGAGGAGTTATGA
- a CDS encoding ABC-three component system protein — protein MASSFGKPTDFSAANSALGYLYQVRLALCLSLQRFAQAASFALYLETLDDVVFETTGSAIELLQLKHHSDRAANLTDASPDLWKSLRVWMEGRSNGAIPADARLFLITTSDVGAGAAASRLLACERDVPEASRLLEQTAATSTSDTNQTAYTLFRALSASEKQELLSTVIIAPKAPNITDVGDAIRAEARLVVRREHLDGFVERLEGWWFGRALRQLVDGTSPPIFSSELEGEWHDLREQFNRDALPVDRDILEKETEANAYDNAVFVHQVRLAGVGTGRILAAIRDYYRAFAQRSRWIREELLLVGELESRCLSI, from the coding sequence ATGGCGTCAAGTTTTGGCAAGCCGACGGATTTCTCAGCGGCCAATTCAGCGCTAGGATACCTGTACCAAGTGCGACTGGCTCTGTGTCTCTCTTTACAGCGTTTCGCACAGGCTGCCTCCTTTGCGTTGTATTTGGAGACCCTAGATGATGTTGTATTCGAGACAACAGGTTCAGCCATCGAGTTGCTGCAGCTGAAACACCACTCCGATCGAGCCGCTAATCTGACCGACGCCAGCCCTGATTTGTGGAAATCGCTTCGCGTTTGGATGGAGGGGCGGTCCAATGGTGCCATCCCTGCCGATGCTCGTCTGTTTCTCATCACAACCAGCGACGTTGGTGCTGGGGCTGCTGCCAGCCGGTTACTGGCTTGCGAACGCGATGTACCCGAGGCGTCGAGGCTGTTGGAACAAACCGCGGCGACCTCGACGAGCGACACCAACCAAACGGCGTACACTCTCTTCAGGGCTCTTTCCGCCTCGGAGAAGCAGGAACTTCTAAGCACAGTCATAATCGCTCCAAAGGCGCCAAATATTACCGACGTGGGGGATGCCATTCGTGCGGAGGCGCGGTTGGTCGTGCGTCGTGAACACCTCGACGGATTTGTCGAGCGGCTCGAAGGGTGGTGGTTCGGGCGCGCCCTTCGCCAACTCGTGGACGGAACCTCGCCGCCCATCTTCAGTTCGGAACTTGAAGGCGAGTGGCATGATCTCCGGGAGCAGTTCAACCGCGACGCATTGCCCGTGGACCGCGATATCCTTGAGAAAGAGACTGAAGCGAACGCCTACGACAATGCGGTGTTTGTCCACCAGGTTCGGCTCGCTGGAGTAGGTACAGGGCGAATCCTGGCGGCTATCCGCGATTACTACAGGGCCTTTGCCCAGCGGTCCCGTTGGATACGCGAAGAGTTGCTCCTCGTTGGCGAGCTGGAGAGCCGGTGTTTGTCAATATAG
- a CDS encoding AAA family ATPase, which produces MAPKTLILIGGTMGVGKTTTCRELYRMFDRSLWLDGDWCWTMHPWSFSGRNRQMVMENIVFLLNNFLRNDEFEIVFFDWVLHERAIIDEVEAGLIPCDRETRRFSLICSEEELLRRMKSDHRSEEDMRRSLARLPLYAHLGTELVDTTGRTPTETAEEVRDLILQTR; this is translated from the coding sequence ATGGCCCCGAAGACGCTGATCCTGATCGGCGGCACCATGGGAGTCGGAAAAACGACGACCTGCCGGGAGCTGTACCGGATGTTCGACCGATCCCTTTGGCTCGACGGCGACTGGTGCTGGACCATGCACCCCTGGTCTTTCTCGGGGAGGAACCGGCAGATGGTCATGGAGAACATCGTCTTTCTGCTGAACAACTTCCTCCGCAACGACGAATTCGAAATCGTGTTTTTCGACTGGGTCCTCCACGAAAGGGCGATCATCGACGAAGTCGAGGCCGGGCTGATCCCCTGTGATCGGGAGACCCGTCGCTTCAGCCTGATCTGCTCCGAGGAGGAACTTCTCCGGCGGATGAAGTCCGACCATCGAAGCGAAGAGGACATGAGGCGCAGCCTCGCCCGGCTGCCGCTGTATGCGCATCTGGGGACGGAGCTCGTCGACACGACGGGCCGGACGCCGACAGAAACCGCCGAGGAGGTTCGCGACCTGATCCTGCAAACCCGATGA
- a CDS encoding ISNCY family transposase, which produces MKTKEARRLGLVEEAVAGNLTVQEVADRLGLSRRQVFRLKRRYREEGAQGLLHKGRGKPSRRRISQETRDFVVSLAKGLYRDTSCQHMAELLAEEHDLVLSAKSIARFLRAENLSLVHRHRAPKRRSRRVRRSRRGDLVQMDASPFDWFEIGERCTLHGVIDDATGEVLGLWMARNECLFGYFRVLRQMLDRHGVPRELYADRHTIFLSPKSEKLTIKEELEDSAPVTQFGRALEALGTRYVPAGSPQAKGRIERLWGTLQDRLVVAFRRAGVKTIEEANVLLAAYPGEVHNPRFARPPAEGASAFLPPPDGPALDLLLTRQTDRKASGDSTISLDGKQYALIGPRRRPLLLARGQAVKVIEKLDGKLLALVHDGLYDLAAVDKEPPATPPPVIETKTGTPCKTKKQRKPAADHPWRQNPAPPAAAVGSEQGTGSPP; this is translated from the coding sequence ATGAAGACAAAAGAAGCAAGGCGCTTGGGGTTGGTGGAAGAGGCTGTCGCGGGCAACCTGACGGTTCAGGAGGTGGCCGATCGGCTCGGTCTGAGCCGCCGTCAGGTCTTTCGGCTCAAACGACGCTACCGGGAAGAAGGAGCGCAGGGGCTCCTGCACAAGGGACGAGGCAAACCGTCCCGGCGCAGAATCTCTCAGGAGACACGGGATTTCGTCGTCAGTCTGGCCAAGGGTCTTTACAGGGATACGAGCTGTCAGCACATGGCCGAACTCCTTGCCGAAGAGCATGATCTCGTGCTGAGCGCCAAGAGCATCGCCCGTTTCCTTCGCGCGGAGAACCTGTCCCTCGTTCATCGCCACCGGGCCCCGAAGCGGCGTTCCCGCAGGGTCCGACGGTCCCGACGAGGCGATCTGGTCCAGATGGACGCCTCTCCTTTCGATTGGTTCGAGATCGGTGAGCGTTGCACTCTCCACGGCGTGATTGACGATGCCACAGGAGAGGTCCTCGGTCTGTGGATGGCCAGGAATGAGTGCCTCTTCGGCTACTTCCGCGTGCTCCGTCAGATGCTTGATCGCCACGGCGTGCCTCGCGAGCTTTACGCCGACCGCCACACCATCTTCCTTTCTCCCAAGTCGGAAAAACTGACGATCAAGGAGGAGCTGGAGGACTCGGCGCCTGTAACCCAGTTCGGCCGCGCTCTGGAGGCTCTCGGAACTCGCTATGTCCCTGCAGGGTCTCCCCAGGCGAAGGGGCGGATCGAAAGGCTCTGGGGAACTCTTCAGGATCGTCTCGTCGTCGCCTTCCGACGGGCCGGAGTGAAAACGATCGAAGAGGCCAACGTCCTGCTCGCCGCCTACCCGGGAGAGGTCCATAACCCGAGGTTCGCTCGTCCTCCCGCAGAGGGGGCATCTGCCTTTCTCCCTCCGCCGGACGGACCCGCTCTCGATCTCCTCCTGACTCGCCAGACCGACCGGAAGGCCTCGGGAGACTCGACGATTTCCCTCGACGGAAAACAGTACGCCCTGATAGGCCCCCGCAGACGCCCCCTGCTTCTTGCCAGGGGACAGGCGGTCAAGGTCATCGAGAAGCTCGACGGGAAACTCCTGGCTCTTGTCCATGACGGGCTCTACGATCTCGCAGCCGTCGACAAAGAGCCCCCTGCGACTCCCCCGCCTGTCATCGAGACGAAGACAGGCACTCCATGCAAAACGAAGAAGCAGAGGAAGCCGGCGGCAGACCATCCCTGGCGACAGAATCCCGCTCCTCCTGCCGCGGCGGTCGGCTCCGAGCAAGGGACGGGTTCCCCTCCCTAG
- the tilS gene encoding tRNA lysidine(34) synthetase TilS gives MPRASLKLKDIHRRFRDAGESQGWWRDRGPLVAAVSGGGDSMGLLVLLHRFWRGPVVVAHVEHGIRGGDSLEDARFVQAMALKLNYPSVVVSVDVPRQRRRGESLEEAARRLRYEALEKVRQDWLASWVLLAHQADDQAETVLFHLCRGTGLRGLIGIPSLRPPFARPLMAFSGSELRVFLEREGFSWVEDGTNSDSRYARNRIRNEVLPLMRRTLNARVDEHLAALAREAAELAVRMEERSRALLGELRSPFPGALRSWLWEKAKRLSPFERCEALRAEALSLGWPSLDRGRTESLAGLVGKGGRWTFQWKKDLQVLCGQRWITWTSGRFPTFPTRKIPSGRGLYQGPFWTLSWENASGAFPLLSPLGDRAAEETKGKIPWWLREGWPTIVQGSTMIWCPFFGGEAELAAEPSSGLALRLQWSIEGRSRLRNELQTF, from the coding sequence TTGCCAAGAGCCTCCTTAAAGCTTAAAGACATCCACCGAAGGTTTCGCGATGCCGGCGAAAGCCAGGGATGGTGGAGGGATCGAGGGCCTCTGGTCGCCGCCGTTTCGGGAGGCGGCGATTCCATGGGACTCTTGGTTTTGCTGCATCGTTTTTGGCGAGGCCCTGTCGTCGTGGCCCACGTGGAGCATGGCATCAGGGGAGGGGACTCCCTTGAGGATGCCCGCTTCGTCCAGGCCATGGCTCTCAAGCTGAATTATCCCTCTGTCGTGGTCTCCGTCGATGTTCCTCGGCAGAGGCGACGGGGCGAGAGCCTTGAAGAGGCTGCAAGGCGCCTTCGCTACGAGGCTCTGGAGAAGGTCAGGCAGGATTGGCTGGCCTCATGGGTCCTTCTTGCCCATCAGGCTGACGATCAGGCCGAGACGGTGCTTTTCCATCTTTGTCGAGGGACGGGGCTCCGTGGCCTTATCGGAATCCCGTCCCTGCGGCCTCCTTTCGCCCGACCGCTTATGGCCTTTTCCGGATCCGAACTGAGGGTTTTCCTCGAGCGGGAGGGTTTTAGCTGGGTCGAGGACGGGACAAACAGCGATTCTCGGTATGCCCGCAATCGGATTCGCAATGAAGTCCTTCCGCTGATGAGAAGAACCCTCAATGCCCGTGTCGACGAACACCTCGCTGCGTTGGCCCGCGAGGCGGCGGAGTTGGCTGTCCGTATGGAAGAGCGGAGTCGGGCTCTTTTGGGGGAGCTGAGATCACCCTTTCCCGGTGCCTTGCGTTCCTGGCTCTGGGAAAAAGCCAAGAGGCTCTCGCCCTTCGAGCGATGTGAAGCCCTCCGTGCCGAGGCGCTCTCTCTGGGATGGCCCTCTCTGGACCGGGGGAGGACGGAATCGCTAGCCGGACTGGTCGGCAAGGGAGGACGTTGGACCTTTCAGTGGAAGAAGGACCTCCAAGTCCTCTGCGGCCAGCGGTGGATAACCTGGACGAGCGGGCGTTTCCCGACCTTTCCTACCCGGAAGATCCCCTCGGGAAGAGGGCTCTACCAGGGTCCTTTCTGGACTTTGTCTTGGGAAAACGCTTCAGGGGCCTTTCCCCTTCTTTCTCCCCTCGGTGATCGGGCTGCGGAAGAAACAAAGGGAAAAATTCCCTGGTGGCTTCGCGAGGGGTGGCCCACGATCGTCCAAGGAAGTACAATGATCTGGTGCCCTTTCTTCGGCGGAGAGGCCGAGCTTGCAGCCGAACCGTCGTCGGGCCTTGCCTTGCGCCTGCAGTGGTCCATTGAGGGGAGGAGTCGATTAAGGAATGAACTACAGACTTTCTGA
- the hpt gene encoding hypoxanthine phosphoribosyltransferase: MNYRLSDVLIDEQRLRGRVREIADEIGREHRGGELIVIGVLKGAVLFLSDLIREMDVDICVKIDFMAVSSYGASTKSSGVVRIVKDLDTDIKGKDVLLVEDIVDSGLTLSYLTRLLKERDPRSLKTCVLLDKPDRRQVAVRVDYRGFSIPDEFVVGYGLDYAGLWRNLPAIYTLRTEA; encoded by the coding sequence ATGAACTACAGACTTTCTGACGTGCTCATCGACGAGCAGCGCCTACGTGGCCGGGTCCGTGAGATTGCCGACGAGATCGGCCGCGAACATCGGGGCGGAGAACTGATCGTCATCGGTGTCCTCAAGGGGGCCGTTCTCTTTTTGTCGGATCTGATCCGAGAGATGGATGTCGACATCTGTGTGAAAATTGATTTCATGGCCGTCTCCTCCTATGGGGCTTCGACGAAATCGAGTGGTGTCGTCCGCATCGTGAAAGATCTTGATACGGACATCAAGGGCAAGGATGTCCTTCTCGTGGAGGATATCGTCGACAGCGGACTGACTCTGTCCTATCTGACACGCCTTCTCAAGGAGAGGGATCCGCGGTCCCTCAAGACCTGTGTCCTTCTCGATAAACCCGACAGGAGGCAGGTGGCGGTCAGGGTCGATTATCGCGGTTTTTCCATTCCCGACGAATTCGTCGTCGGTTATGGCCTGGATTACGCGGGGCTGTGGCGGAACCTTCCCGCCATTTATACCCTGCGGACGGAAGCCTGA
- the ftsH gene encoding ATP-dependent zinc metalloprotease FtsH, which produces MKRLAKNLGLYLVLIVLVVSLVNVFLSPVRGPEELKTLTYSEFMKSAEEGRVRHVALEDGSLKGEMRDGSGFKTYIVGVGDLARDLAAKGIDVEVVPPTKAPWWSTMMTSLFPTLLLIGAWIFILHHMQGGGSKVMNFAKSKAKMFLDNRPKVTFEEVAGCDEAKEELQEVIEFLREPGKFVKLGARVPRGVLLLGPPGTGKTLLARASAGEADVPFFSISGSDFVEMFVGVGAARVRDLFEQARKMQPCIVFIDEIDAVGRQRGAGLGGGHDEREQTLNQLLVEMDGFDATTGIILIAATNRADILDPALLRPGRFDRHIVVDRPDVLGRQAILKVHTKEKKLDEGVDLDVLARRTPGFVGADLANLVNEAALLAARRSKTMIGMSELEESIDRVLAGPERKSRVMSAKERRIVAFHESGHALVAKLIPGADPVHKISIIPRGSHALGYTLQLPEEDRFLASKQELFGKICLLLGGRVTEEIVFGDVTTGAQNDLERATGIARQMVTQFGMSDKVGPMTLGRKQHEVFLGRDIVDDRNYSEEVAFVVDQEVRSILEGAYGKVRELLTENRDKLDRLAETLLEKEVIEAGELGAILNPESLEVGESAVETPPPAGEEQISPDLSRPASAGLNPSVEPA; this is translated from the coding sequence TTGAAGCGACTTGCAAAGAATCTGGGGCTCTACCTGGTGCTCATCGTCCTGGTCGTGAGCCTTGTCAACGTGTTTCTGTCTCCCGTGCGGGGGCCGGAGGAGCTGAAGACCCTCACCTACAGCGAGTTTATGAAGTCCGCCGAAGAGGGGCGGGTCCGCCATGTGGCTCTGGAGGACGGGTCTCTCAAGGGCGAGATGCGGGACGGGAGCGGTTTCAAAACCTATATCGTCGGCGTGGGAGACCTGGCCCGCGATCTTGCGGCGAAGGGAATCGACGTCGAAGTGGTGCCGCCGACGAAGGCTCCCTGGTGGTCGACGATGATGACCTCCCTTTTCCCGACGTTGCTCCTGATCGGTGCCTGGATCTTCATTCTCCATCACATGCAGGGCGGAGGAAGCAAGGTCATGAACTTCGCCAAGAGCAAGGCGAAGATGTTTCTCGACAACCGTCCCAAGGTGACCTTCGAGGAGGTGGCTGGCTGCGACGAGGCGAAAGAAGAGCTTCAGGAGGTCATAGAATTCCTCCGCGAGCCGGGAAAGTTCGTCAAGCTCGGGGCCAGGGTCCCTCGAGGTGTCCTGCTTCTGGGACCTCCGGGGACGGGAAAGACGCTTCTGGCTCGAGCCTCGGCAGGGGAGGCCGACGTTCCCTTTTTCAGCATCAGCGGGTCCGACTTCGTCGAGATGTTCGTCGGCGTCGGCGCCGCGAGGGTTAGGGATCTCTTCGAGCAGGCCAGAAAGATGCAGCCCTGCATCGTCTTCATCGACGAGATCGATGCCGTCGGCCGACAGCGTGGGGCGGGGCTCGGCGGCGGCCACGACGAGAGGGAGCAGACGCTGAACCAGCTCCTCGTCGAGATGGACGGCTTTGACGCGACGACGGGGATCATCCTCATCGCCGCCACGAACCGGGCCGATATTCTCGACCCGGCCCTTCTGCGTCCCGGTCGTTTCGATCGCCACATCGTCGTCGATCGTCCCGACGTGCTGGGGCGCCAGGCGATCCTCAAGGTCCACACGAAGGAAAAGAAGCTCGACGAAGGTGTCGATCTCGATGTCCTGGCGAGGCGGACGCCGGGATTTGTCGGCGCCGATCTGGCCAACCTCGTCAACGAGGCAGCCCTCCTTGCGGCGAGGAGATCGAAGACGATGATCGGCATGAGCGAACTGGAAGAGTCCATCGACAGAGTTCTGGCAGGTCCCGAGCGGAAAAGTCGCGTCATGAGCGCGAAAGAGCGCCGTATCGTCGCCTTTCACGAAAGCGGCCACGCTCTCGTCGCCAAGCTGATCCCCGGCGCTGATCCGGTTCACAAAATTTCGATCATACCTCGAGGCTCCCATGCCTTGGGATACACGCTTCAGCTTCCCGAAGAGGACCGATTCCTCGCCTCGAAACAGGAACTTTTCGGCAAGATTTGTCTCTTGCTGGGAGGGCGCGTCACGGAGGAAATTGTCTTTGGCGACGTAACGACGGGAGCTCAAAACGACCTTGAGCGGGCCACGGGGATTGCCCGTCAGATGGTTACGCAGTTCGGCATGAGCGACAAGGTCGGTCCCATGACGTTGGGCCGGAAGCAGCACGAGGTCTTTTTGGGGCGCGACATCGTCGACGACAGGAATTACAGCGAAGAGGTGGCCTTCGTCGTCGATCAGGAGGTCCGATCCATTCTCGAGGGGGCCTACGGGAAGGTCCGGGAACTCCTGACGGAGAACAGGGACAAGCTGGATCGGCTGGCGGAGACGCTCCTCGAAAAGGAGGTCATTGAGGCGGGCGAGCTTGGCGCCATCCTCAATCCCGAGAGCCTCGAGGTGGGCGAGTCGGCTGTGGAGACGCCTCCCCCTGCGGGAGAAGAACAGATCTCTCCGGATCTCTCTCGTCCTGCCTCTGCAGGATTGAATCCCTCGGTGGAACCGGCCTGA
- the uvrB gene encoding excinuclease ABC subunit UvrB, whose translation MIGGFRLQAPWPPSGDQPEAILRLVEGLGREERYQTLLGVTGSGKTFTLANVVAQVQRPTLVIAHNKTLAAQLYSEFRSFFPDNAVEYFVSYYDYYQPEAYVAAQDLYIEKDASINSRIEKLRLATTKALLERRDVLVVASVSCIYGLGKRKAYEEAVFRFRVGEEIDRRTFLLRLVEIYYERNDVLLEPGKFRARGDVIEVFPAYSDRALRISFFDDEVERIEEIEAMTGKAVLSKMAGAIFPAKHYVTTKEEIAVALSSIEADLVERTARFKREGKLLEAQRLEMRTRYDMEMLSEMGYCSGIENYSRYLDGREPGEPPGTLLDFFPDDFLLVIDESHITLPQIRGMYNGDRARKEVLVDYGFRLPACLDNRPLRWEEFQQFMRQAIFVSATPGDWEREISSSLVEQVVRPTGVVDPEIVVSPASGQVDDLVGRLRDVVARGERALVTTLTKRASEDLAEYLAELAFKVRYIHSELDAFERADLLRDIRKGTFDVLVGVNLLREGIDLPEVSLVAILDADREGFLRSYRSIVQMTGRAARNVGGLVVLYADVLTGSLTAAIDETNRRRAVQKRYNEERGITPTTIHKPIVNLLPEELLEEPGRGASDGALAELPLEDMEKMMWAAVERLDFEEAARLRDSIAQAREGDIDRVASHRSPRSKRAQSKKYRRRSSPK comes from the coding sequence GTGATCGGAGGTTTTCGCCTTCAGGCTCCTTGGCCCCCCTCGGGCGACCAGCCGGAGGCCATCCTTCGGCTGGTCGAGGGCCTCGGCAGGGAGGAACGCTACCAGACTCTCCTGGGCGTGACGGGCAGCGGTAAAACTTTCACGTTGGCCAATGTCGTCGCCCAGGTTCAGCGTCCCACTCTCGTCATCGCCCATAATAAAACCTTGGCGGCCCAGCTCTACAGCGAATTTCGCTCCTTTTTCCCCGACAACGCCGTCGAGTACTTCGTCAGCTACTACGATTACTATCAGCCCGAGGCCTATGTGGCCGCTCAGGACCTCTACATCGAGAAGGATGCCTCCATCAACAGCCGCATCGAGAAGTTGCGCCTGGCGACGACGAAGGCCTTGCTCGAGCGCCGTGATGTCCTTGTCGTCGCCAGCGTTTCCTGTATTTATGGCCTGGGCAAGCGTAAGGCTTACGAAGAGGCCGTCTTTCGCTTTCGCGTCGGCGAGGAAATCGATCGCAGGACTTTCCTCCTCCGCCTTGTCGAGATCTACTACGAGCGCAACGATGTACTTCTTGAGCCGGGAAAATTCAGGGCCCGAGGCGATGTCATCGAAGTTTTTCCCGCTTACAGCGACAGGGCGCTGAGAATTTCCTTTTTTGACGACGAAGTGGAACGCATCGAGGAAATCGAGGCCATGACGGGCAAGGCCGTTCTTTCCAAAATGGCGGGGGCCATTTTCCCTGCCAAACATTATGTGACGACGAAAGAGGAGATCGCCGTTGCCCTTTCCTCGATCGAAGCCGATCTGGTGGAGAGAACGGCCCGTTTCAAGCGAGAGGGAAAGCTTCTCGAGGCCCAGCGGCTTGAGATGCGGACGCGCTATGACATGGAGATGCTCTCCGAAATGGGCTACTGCTCCGGCATCGAGAACTACTCCCGCTACCTTGATGGCCGCGAGCCCGGCGAGCCGCCGGGGACGCTGCTCGATTTCTTCCCCGACGACTTTCTCCTCGTCATCGACGAATCGCATATCACCCTTCCCCAGATTCGCGGGATGTACAACGGCGACAGGGCCAGAAAGGAAGTCCTTGTCGACTACGGTTTTCGCCTGCCGGCCTGTCTCGACAACCGTCCCCTGCGCTGGGAAGAGTTCCAACAGTTTATGAGGCAGGCCATTTTCGTGTCGGCGACGCCTGGCGATTGGGAACGAGAGATATCGTCGAGCCTCGTCGAGCAGGTCGTCAGGCCTACGGGTGTCGTCGATCCCGAAATCGTCGTCTCTCCCGCGAGCGGGCAGGTCGACGATCTCGTCGGTCGTCTCAGGGATGTCGTGGCAAGGGGAGAACGTGCCCTCGTCACGACGCTGACGAAGAGGGCTTCGGAGGATTTGGCCGAATATCTGGCCGAGCTCGCGTTTAAAGTGCGCTATATCCACTCAGAGCTGGATGCCTTCGAGAGGGCCGACCTTCTCCGCGACATCCGCAAGGGGACCTTCGATGTCCTCGTCGGAGTCAACCTGCTGAGAGAGGGTATCGATCTGCCTGAAGTCTCGCTTGTGGCCATTCTCGACGCCGATCGAGAGGGTTTTTTGCGCTCCTACCGCTCCATCGTTCAGATGACGGGACGGGCGGCACGGAATGTGGGCGGACTCGTCGTCCTTTACGCCGATGTCCTCACCGGGAGCCTCACTGCGGCGATCGATGAGACGAACCGACGGAGAGCGGTACAGAAAAGATACAACGAGGAGCGGGGGATCACCCCCACCACGATACACAAACCCATCGTCAACCTTCTGCCAGAGGAGCTTCTGGAGGAGCCGGGGAGGGGGGCTTCGGACGGCGCCCTCGCCGAGCTTCCCCTTGAAGACATGGAAAAGATGATGTGGGCCGCCGTGGAACGCCTTGATTTCGAGGAGGCGGCCCGGTTGAGAGATTCCATCGCTCAAGCCAGAGAGGGAGACATTGATCGTGTCGCAAGTCATCGAAGTCCGCGGAGCAAGAGAGCACAATCTAAAAAATATCGACGTCGTTCTTCCCCGAAATAG